A stretch of Scheffersomyces stipitis CBS 6054 chromosome 2, complete sequence DNA encodes these proteins:
- a CDS encoding predicted protein — translation RKRKITFLDEFKIVDPSTLTMETSKKRVPGKLIDRLWEPLDPQTLDSIDRLLNIALTMTIERYGNTAETQKVIAKTWLNVSDSKSFRSRLEVTKVPAPSSMATNKSNEISDILSYDQLSRRKTFLETYLNAELKQLSDLQKHYQGMEVAYQSDLEYLEEFRKTTASHAKDVNKDITNIRESLGLDARNGSSDNIKLTSKTDTKSSFNPDEDDATKELLQSLHSHLQSISSNTEQLGSLNDKLELVYNILDML, via the exons CGCAAGAGAAAAATAACCTTTCTTGACGAGTTCAAGATAGTGGatccttcaactttgacaatGGAAACCTCAAAAAAAAGAGTTCCTGGAAAATTGATCGATCGACTCTGGGAGCCATTGGATCCCCAGACTTTAGACTCTATAGACAGGCTATTGAATATAGCTTTAACAATGACAATTGAGAGATATGGCAATACTGCTG AGACTCAAAAGGTTATAGCAAAAACTTGGTTGAATGTCCTGGATTCTAAGTCATTTCGTTCTCGCTTGGAAGTGACAAAAGTGCCGGCACCTTCATCTATGGCTACCAATAAGTCGAACGAAATCAGCGATATTCTCAGCTATGATCAACTATCGCGTAGAAAAACTTTCTTGGAGACATATCTCAATGCAGAACTCAAGCAGTTGCTGGATTTGCAGAAACATTACCAGGGCATGGAGGTAGCATACCAACTGGATCttgaatatcttgaagaattcagaaAGACAACTGCATCCCACGCTAAAGATGTCAACAAAGATATAACCAATATTAGAGAAAGTCTAGGACTTGATGCACGCAACGGTTCTTCGGATAATATCAAATTGACTTCTAAGACTGATACGAAGTCTCTGTTTAATCccgacgaagacgacgcAACAAAAGAGTTGCTACAGTCGTTACACAGCCACTTGCAAAGCATCTCTTCTAATACTGAACAGCTCGGCAGCCTTAATGATAAACTCGAACTAGTCTACAATATTCTCGACATGTTATAG